One genomic segment of Synechocystis sp. LKSZ1 includes these proteins:
- the kaiC gene encoding circadian clock protein KaiC — translation MNQPIVNDQNRPQTPRKGVQKMQTIIEGFDEITHGGLPIGRTTLVSGTSGTGKTLLAVQFLYHGILHFDYPGLFITFEESPTDIIQNAYSFGWDLQQLIDEGKFFILDASPDPEGQEVVGSFDLSALIERIQYAVRKYKAKLVSIDSVTAVFQQYDAASVVRREIFRLVARLKQLQVTSIMTTERIEEYGPIARFGVEEFVSDNVVILRNVLEGERRRRTVEILKLRGTTHMKGEYPFTITHDGINIFPLGAMRLTQRSSNTRISSGVKTLDEMCGGGFFRDSIILATGATGTGKTLLVSKFLQEGCRQGERAILFAYEESRAQLSRNASSWGIDFEEMEQKGLLKLLCTYPESAGLEDHLQMIKSEISEFKPSRIAIDSLSALARGVTNNAFRQFVIGVTGYAKQEEITGFFTNTTDQFMGAHSITESHISTITDTIIMLQYVEIRGEMSRALNVFKMRGSWHDKGIREYSISHDGAEIKDSFRNYERIISGSPTRVSVDEKSELSRIVRGVRDKTIEE, via the coding sequence ATGAATCAACCCATTGTTAATGATCAAAATCGTCCCCAGACTCCCCGCAAAGGAGTCCAGAAAATGCAGACGATCATCGAAGGTTTTGATGAAATTACCCATGGGGGCCTGCCCATCGGACGGACAACCCTGGTGAGTGGGACATCGGGGACAGGGAAGACCCTGCTGGCGGTTCAGTTTCTTTACCATGGGATTCTACATTTTGACTATCCTGGCCTGTTTATCACCTTTGAGGAATCCCCCACCGATATTATCCAAAATGCCTATAGTTTTGGCTGGGATCTCCAACAACTGATTGATGAAGGCAAATTTTTTATTCTCGATGCCTCTCCTGATCCCGAGGGACAGGAAGTCGTGGGGAGCTTTGACCTTTCGGCCCTGATCGAACGAATTCAGTACGCAGTCCGTAAATACAAGGCAAAATTGGTTTCCATTGACTCCGTCACAGCAGTTTTTCAGCAATACGATGCGGCTTCGGTGGTGCGACGGGAAATTTTCCGTTTGGTGGCCCGCCTCAAGCAGTTGCAGGTCACTTCGATCATGACCACGGAGCGGATTGAGGAGTACGGCCCCATAGCTCGCTTTGGCGTAGAGGAATTCGTATCGGATAACGTGGTCATTCTGAGAAATGTCCTCGAAGGCGAACGACGACGCCGGACAGTGGAAATCCTTAAATTGCGAGGAACAACCCACATGAAGGGAGAATATCCCTTCACAATTACCCATGATGGGATAAATATCTTTCCGCTGGGGGCCATGCGCTTGACTCAACGCTCTTCTAATACTCGAATTTCCTCCGGTGTTAAAACCCTAGATGAAATGTGCGGTGGTGGCTTTTTCCGGGATTCGATTATTTTGGCTACTGGGGCCACGGGGACGGGCAAAACCCTGCTGGTCAGCAAATTTTTACAGGAAGGCTGTCGTCAAGGGGAACGGGCCATTCTCTTTGCCTACGAAGAATCGCGGGCCCAACTCTCCCGTAATGCGTCTTCCTGGGGTATTGACTTTGAAGAAATGGAGCAAAAGGGCCTACTCAAACTGCTCTGTACCTATCCCGAGTCGGCCGGTCTAGAGGATCATCTACAAATGATCAAGTCAGAAATTTCTGAATTTAAACCCTCCCGCATCGCCATTGATTCCCTCTCGGCCCTAGCACGGGGCGTGACCAATAACGCCTTCCGACAATTTGTGATCGGTGTGACGGGCTATGCCAAACAGGAGGAAATTACCGGCTTTTTCACCAATACAACGGATCAGTTTATGGGAGCCCATTCCATTACCGAGTCCCATATTTCCACCATCACCGATACGATTATCATGTTGCAATACGTCGAAATTCGGGGGGAAATGTCCCGGGCTCTTAACGTCTTCAAGATGCGAGGCTCTTGGCACGATAAGGGAATTCGGGAGTATAGTATTAGCCACGATGGGGCCGAAATTAAGGATTCCTTCCGCAACTACGAGCGCATTATTAGTGGTTCTCCGACTCGTGTCAGTGTAGACGAAAAATCCGAGTTGTCCCGTATTGTCCGGGGCGTGAGGGATAAAACCATTGA
- the kaiB gene encoding circadian clock protein KaiB: protein MSNFKKTYVLKLYVAGNTPNSVRALKMLKNILEQEFKGVYALKVIDVLKNPQLAEEDKILATPTLAKILPPPVRKIIGDLSDREKVLIGLDLLYDEIRERESEL from the coding sequence ATGAGTAATTTTAAAAAAACCTACGTCCTTAAACTCTACGTGGCCGGCAATACGCCCAACTCTGTCCGGGCCCTAAAAATGCTCAAAAATATCCTCGAGCAAGAATTCAAGGGAGTCTATGCCCTCAAGGTAATTGATGTCCTCAAGAACCCTCAATTGGCTGAGGAAGATAAAATTTTGGCGACGCCAACTCTGGCAAAAATTCTCCCCCCTCCCGTGCGGAAAATTATTGGAGACCTTTCAGATAGAGAAAAAGTTTTGATTGGTTTAGATTTACTTTATGATGAAATCCGAGAGCGGGAAAGTGAACTCTAG
- a CDS encoding circadian clock protein KaiA: MQSPLYLCLFIPDAIAQQVLVHLQGNRYRLTRFSDLKEFMTFLSNYTEHVDCLIVVNDSPARPFFNQLYEQGRLLPIIILESQNTSPFPPDATESTTILYHYAEIHLPESQWAHLPAVIDQAITHYLHLGPSCALPRNHPPPQGSQALDSEQSFLLLQQRRLADKLKERLGYLGVYYKRNPNYFYRNLSTSDRKEFLQQMGVEYREIILNYFAKDFDINQLIDQFVNKAFFADISVSQILEIHMELMDEFSQHLKLEGRSEEILLDYRLALIDILAHLGEMYRRSIPREDIPFDVYYQTD, encoded by the coding sequence ATGCAGTCCCCCCTCTATCTATGTCTTTTCATTCCTGATGCCATCGCCCAGCAAGTATTGGTGCATCTCCAGGGCAACCGCTATCGTCTAACGCGGTTCAGTGATTTGAAGGAATTTATGACCTTTCTAAGTAACTACACGGAACATGTTGATTGCTTAATTGTGGTCAATGATAGTCCTGCTCGACCCTTCTTTAATCAACTCTACGAACAAGGCCGTCTGCTTCCAATTATTATCCTAGAATCCCAAAATACTTCCCCTTTCCCCCCCGATGCGACAGAATCGACAACCATTCTTTACCACTATGCAGAAATTCATTTGCCGGAATCCCAGTGGGCCCATCTACCGGCAGTGATTGACCAGGCGATTACCCACTATCTCCACCTCGGGCCGAGTTGTGCTCTTCCTCGCAACCATCCCCCTCCCCAGGGTAGCCAGGCGTTAGACTCGGAACAGAGCTTTTTGCTCCTGCAACAACGCCGCCTAGCCGACAAGCTCAAAGAAAGATTGGGATACCTCGGTGTGTATTACAAACGAAACCCCAACTATTTTTATCGTAATCTATCGACCTCCGATAGAAAAGAGTTCTTGCAACAAATGGGGGTCGAATATCGAGAAATTATTCTTAACTATTTTGCCAAAGATTTTGATATTAATCAATTGATCGATCAGTTTGTTAACAAGGCTTTTTTCGCTGACATTTCTGTTTCCCAAATCTTAGAAATTCACATGGAGTTAATGGATGAATTTTCTCAACACCTGAAACTAGAGGGCCGGAGTGAAGAAATTCTACTGGACTATCGCCTAGCCTTGATTGATATTCTGGCTCACTTGGGCGAAATGTACCGTCGCTCTATTCCGAGAGAAGATATACCTTTTGATGTATATTATCAGACGGACTAA